The following DNA comes from Hordeum vulgare subsp. vulgare chromosome 3H, MorexV3_pseudomolecules_assembly, whole genome shotgun sequence.
AGCGCTTCGGCCTCGGCATCTCCACATGCCACAAGCTCGTCCTCGAGGTCTGCGGGGCCATCAAGTCTGTCCTCATGCCGCGCTTCCTCCAATGGCCCGATGAGGCCGCCGCCGGCAGATTCAAGGAGGGCTTCGAAAGATCCTTTGGCGTTCCGGGCGTCATCGGAGCCATGTACACCACGCACATCCCTATCATCGCGCCCAAGATCtccgtcgccgcctacttcaaccgTCGGCACACGGAGCGCAATCAGAAGACATCCTACTCCATCACGCTCCAGGGGGTGGTCGGTCCTGACCGCGCCTTCACCGACGTCTGCATCGGCTGGCCGGGCTCCATGCCAGACGATCAGGTGCTCGAGAAATCCATGCTGCACCAGCGCGCCGCGGCGGGTATGATGCACGACGCTTGCCTCGTCGGTGGCGCAAGCTACCCGCTCATGGATTGGGTGCTCGTGCCCTACACACACCAGAACCTGACATGGACGCAGCACGCCTTCAACGAGAAGGTCGGCGACATCCGCAACGTGGCCGTGGAGGCGTTCGCGCGGCTCAAGACACGGTGGGCGTGCCTCCAGAAGCGCACGGAGGTGAAGCTCCAGGACCTCCCCGTGGTGCTCGGCGCCTGCTGCGTCCTGCACAATATCTGCGAGATGCGCCGCGAGGAGCTCGAGCCGGAGGTCCAGTTTGCTCTTTTCGACGACGATACCATGCCGGAGACCCCTGTTCGCTCTGAGACCGCCAAGCAGGAAAGGGACAGCATCGCCCACAACCTCCTCCACCGCGGCTTTGCCGGCACCACATTTTTCTGATCAAATCACCTCCTGCCCTCTCCTTGGCTTGGGTACAGATAAAATTAAACATGTAGCGAATTCTTTTAGCCGCTAGTATAGAACATTTTGTTACGATTTATTTGTACACGACGTTCAGACAAAGTGGAAATTCATGTAAACATTCTGTGGAAAAAAATCGGCAGTAGCTGCTGTCGGTTCCTCGGTTTAACATTTAAAGATTTATATACAATTTAATTTACAAATGAAAACCAGAGCTGGTTTAAATGAAAAGCATTTTCCAGTCTGCTGCACTAGAGACCTCCACGTGCGTGGACCGCAGCTTCAGTTTGATCGCCGAGGCCTCCTTTGCTGACTGGACCCCCACCCTCTCTATCCCGCCTCGTGCCGCCTCCCCCGCTTCCCTTCCTcgcgccccctcctctctctcatgTTGCTGTCGGAGGGTGCCCCTGGATCTGGCCGGGTGGTTTTGGCGTTCCTTGTTGCCGTCGGAGGGTGCTCCCGGATCTGGTCGGATGGTTTCGGCGACGACGGGTCTTCCATTCTCCCACGCGCAACGCCCTTCCTCGAGCAAGGTTCGGCGGCAGGTGCTGCTCGACGCACGACGGTCCGCCTCCCTGGCAGCACGGGCCGGCGTTAGGCGCGGTAACGTTGATGCTCTTGGTGGCGAGGTGGCCTGGTGACGCTGGGTGGCTGGCGGCGCAACCCTTGCCCTGAGGAGCCCATTTCAGTTCTAGCGGGCCGGCGTCGACGTGGCTTAGTTGCCTCTGGCATGGCGAACTGGTGGAGCAGGTCGGACAGGGAGcagcgacatcgacgacatgcccTCTCCAGCGCAACGGCGGAAGCTTCACGGGCGTTTAGGGCCTCGCCGTGCTGTCGCGTTCGGTCAGATACCGCGCGTGTGTGTTGACGGGGGCTTCCAGAGAGAGTTTTGCCTTTTATTTGCTCTTATTTGGTTTCATAAAACATtttgtcttttggatgacttaatctttcgtgtttgatcatactttgattgttgatgctactatgttatTCCTTTTtatctatctacatgatgatcatttacCTATTTgtgtggtgttatgtgcattgctattcatttatatcatttatgtgcaccaataaaatgtatgtgacatggaagagtgacccaagatcctaatcgattatgcatttgcattcaaacgcaaatttaaaataattcaTAAATTTAGGGGAGcatttgcttttcacatacttatcAAAGTGACGACGCTAAtcgttgattatatcttttgtagaagctctgatctatatgttgtcatcaattaccaaaaaggaggagattgaaagcacaattgacctctaatgtggttttggtaattaataacaacatatgtatcattaaactaatgatcttatccaagtatatttcacaaaagtttaaagatgcattggctaaaggagtgtgagaagaaaccccttgatgcaaagaaaggaataggattggtgaagcttcaagcaagaggactctatattttacatttgtgagaaatcacttttgagtccatatgaaagccaatactattaaaagagctgaggtattatgatgaattggttgctcaagtgcttagagatagccaccaaaaatactcaacatttCTCTCACAAAATCTCTATCCCAAGACAAAACaacaaaatcagtgccaccaagtttttccatttggccctaccgattttcccagTGAGAGATCCTTTGCCAAACTCTAATCTCTTGGTACCAGCAACTTTCATATTGGTGCCACATAGATCAGTGACCAACTTGTTGGTGTGTCAATTCCAAGAATCGTAATTTCCGAgttttggaatcggtctcaccgagaattggaAACTGTTCTAGAtcatcatatcggtaccatcaagagtcatatatcggtctcaccgagaattcaaaacttgccacatttagtgcaactcggtaccatcgagattcattttgatgtcaccaagttgggcaataatgttgtaacggttggattttggggatgcctatatatacccctcttccacctttcattcatagaggaagcactcataagacacttacacttgccagatccatttttctgagagagagccacctactcatgattcgtttgaaacttgatctctagcctccccaagttgctttccacaaagtcAATCTCTCctactgaaagcacatatgctcccttagtGGTTTCGATAATTCATgataacatacattgtctcttcgactaacacttttacctattaTATTTCagtatagtccatagagagcattgacTAACTGATTGtgtggagaaaccccttgatccaaggaaaggaataggattggctcaagcttcaagcaagaagactctacattttacatttgtgagaaatcactctagagtccataggaaagccgatactattaaaagggggtcacgtattatgatgaattcgttgctcaagtgcttacagATAGCGACCAAAAATattcagtcattctcccacaaaaatctttgtcccaagccaaaacagcaaaatcggtgccaccaagttttcccactcggccctaccggttTTCCCAATGATAGATGCTTTGCCAAactctaatctctcggtaccaccaactttcatatcggcGCCACCGAGATCAGTGACCAACTTGCTGGTGTCTCAattccaagaatcggaatttccgagcttTGGAATCGGCGTgaccaagatttggaaactgctctaggtcatcgtatcggtaccacctaaattaatatatcggtctcaccgagaattcaaaagctgcgacatttagtgcaagtcggtaccaccaagttcatttcggtgtcatcgagttgggtaataatgttgtaacagttggattttgggggatgcctatgtatacccctccacctcctctcattcgaagaggaagcactcagcacgcacacacacacacacttgccagatccatttttctgagagagagctacctactcatgtgttgagatcaagagtttCCAATCCAacaatttgaaacttgatctctagcctccccaagtttctttccacaaaatcaatctctcctacccatgccaaattcgTGAGatggtgattgagtgttgaggagactgtcttttgaagcacaaaagcaaggagttcatcgttctacttcATCTATTTCCTttgggagggtggtgcctcctagattggttaggtgtcgcttggtagcctcctactccatgttgtggagttgaaccagaagtttgtatgggcaaggagatcgcctactttgtgaacatctaccatgagtgaggctagtcatatgtggacgtaagccatggtggaatagacaagtcctcttcttcgtggaccccttgtgggtggagccctgtgtGGACTCTTGCAACCgtcaccctccgtgggttgaagtctccactagcgtgggcgtacgatagcaccacctatcggaaccactccAAAAATCGCCATGTTCAACTTTGTGTTTGGTCTTCCtagactctactccttacttacatgtgcaatgtctttactttctactaccatatttgttgactagcatgtgtaggctgcactagacttgttagaattgctaaaatctgccaaccattaaaattgggagaaggctaggattttaatttatgcaagtactctattcacccccccctctagacaccccttcCATCGATCCAgcacctacccatgccaaatctgtgagtgagtgattgagtgttgaggagactatcttttgaagcacaagagcaaggagttcatcgttctaccgcgtctattaccttttgcagggtggtgcctcctagcttGGTTAGTTGTCTcttggaagcctcctacttcgagttgtggagttgaaccaagaagtttggaagggcaaggagattgcctactttgtgaagatctaccctaaGTGAGGCTAGTAAttcgtggacataagccatggtggaatagacaagaccaCTTCTCCGTggatcccttgtgggtggagccctctgtggactctcacaACCATTACcccccgtgggttgaagtctccactaacgtggacgtacgatatcaCCACCTATCTAAATCACGCCAAAAATCGATGTGTCAACctgtgcatttgatcttccttccctatgctctacttacatttgcatgtctttactttctgctgctatagtCTTAGAtacgcatgtgtagggtgaacttgactagtcataactgctaaaactggcccagaactaaaattgggaaaaggctaagttttattttgtcaagtagtctaatcactcccCCAGTGTACACATGCTTCGGATCCTACAACACTACAAGGAGGAAACAGGAAAACAATCGGGAATGTCTAAATGAGCTGCTGTACTGAAATAAGCCGACATACGAGGAAGCAAGGGTCAACTAGATAAGCCGGCAAATAAATTCATGAGCTAATGGGGAGATAATTGAGCTAAGTTGGctaaatggtgaagtatgagctAAGCCGGCTAAATAGTGAAGCACGAGCTCCACGGGACTTAGCATAATTTACGTGCAAAAACTACTTTCTACCGAAGCAAAAGGATGAACAGATCTAGTAAATTGCGGAAAAAGGAACATAAATTATTCTCGGAACAACCGAGGTAACGAAGGCGAAGTGTACATAGTGTCTTATGAATAAGGCATTTTGGATCTATCATATTGCAAAATACATAAGAGACTAAGTaaaaactaaatctactaatagaACATGGAACTGTTGGATCTATTATAGTTGCTAGCAAGAACTCTAATGAACACGACGAACTCCAAATAATGTACAAAAAACTTACTAGGGGAGGGACTACTTATTAGATCCAGGAAGAGGAGCATCTCGAGTTGGCGAGTTTCTGAAATGGATTGCAGATGAAGATGATAAACTCCGATGACGACAAGGGTGCGACTGGATTGATTCTCGTGCTCTCGACTCGCGCGAAGCTCTAGCACACCAAGGTGGCGAGAGGAAGAAGGCAGAGAAAAGGAAATACATGACCTCAGTCGATCCATTTATATGGGGACAGACCGAAAATGGCGTGGCGAAAATATGGGAGCTATAGTGATTAGCAGAGGTTCGGTCGCGTCGATTTTCAAGCCTGACCAGATTTGACAATTGTTCAAAAATATTCGTTGTGATGACATTGTGGTGGAAGTAATCGAAAAGAAGCTAAGTGTTAGACGAAGGAAATAAGCCGGCACATTACtaattgatgatgagatgatgtatatacttctcgctcctcgttggttaccccaagtggaaggttgggaTGTAGTGAGcatcaagttttcccttacacggagactgtaaggtttattgaaccaggaggactcctaggatcaaaaaGTAGGTGTCTTGCACcgtggcactagcagaagacgtggacctgcacacacaacaaataactttgctcccaacgagtacagagaggttgtcaatctctccggccttgtagtttgcataggatcaaaacacaagcgggaaagtaatagtgattgcaacggaaaagtaaatgaaagcggtaaatggtggaggtgtaaacaatgaaggTGATAtgaaccggagtcacatgatgttcactagtgatgtctctctcccaaaagacgataaacaactatgcttgggtaaacaaatcacagttgggcaattgacagaattatgaacgcaccgcgatgctaattatgctacttgatagttagaggttcaatagtaatgggtagtacgccaagacaggttgaccatttattcatcagcatctacttactaatcatccaccttgagatatctatccagaatatctctccggtattaagttgcgagccccacccaaagtgtaaactccaagcaacggataactgcattaacgaactatgcgtaaggtaaacaatccttgcaaccgtggtcacaagcaccgttgttttctccctggtggcaacaacacatcccctagtctcatgtttctgtcactcaagctagacatcgaggggcatgaacccacaatcatgcataacactccctcttggagttacaacctactactcgaccaaagcaataaatagcaatgaagaacatgcatggatcactaaggaacataatataaaaggataaccaaatatataactcataacaatctgaacataatatcataatccaccggatcccaacaaaccgagcatagcaatagcaagataattacatagatgccttgatcatgtagggcagctcacaaggactaatcattgaagcacaagattgaagagaagacatcacatagctactcgtcattgacccatggtccaaggaggactactaacGACacttccgggaagcgtccatggcggtggagaagctcctggaggtcaatcctccctccaacagggtgccgggaagaggtctcctgacgctccctatctcggaagcgctgcggcgacggaacgatgcagaaattcacgattctggaagttgtggaagggtttcctctcgggactctaaatataggccaaagaagggcactagaggaggtgggccccacccaggcggcctcctggcgcggcctagggcctggcggcgctagcaggtcgcctgggcagcccgtggccaccctctagcccatcttcggtgatccggaaacttccgtttcgctgattttttatatatttttcctggaattttccgggcttcggaaaattgggtaaaagcccctgcaaaatagacatcagtagatagaaactggcactgggtgcactgagttagtaggttagtccaaatatgtgtaaaatgatataagagtgtagcaaaacatataacaatgtcacccaaaagatcatggaacaagcagaaattatagatacgtttgggacgtatcaacatccccaagtataatttctgctcgtcctcgagtagataaatgataacacaataatttttgtggtgacatgctaagacacatataagaacttcagattaaagcaagtgagatatgcaattcaactaaagataataacaagcaagagtctatatctagtattgaatttagcaaagtaagaacataaaggtgcaagagctcttgctgtccgtgactcgaatgtctacaaatggtgtttgcgtgcaagaagtgggagatgagttgagatcataaaatatatttttaattgagaactcaatctactaaaatttcacacttggtctccttcggaatcttattttgactcatccccagaccactagtcaggcacaagtcaaaatgatcctctcccttttgactttgagcactcatgcaatggatgagcgtaagaaatatatgttggcacttaggatggcaaatagaataatgatggggaaggaatagaaaaaggtgtgaaagtctcacatcaatgaggacaaccataggtgagagaaagccaaatgatagatatgatgtgaggagtagggattgccttgtaacggatgcacatatgagctaaggtaagctctccaatggaactagtgggggtgcatccaacttgtttgctcatgaagacctagagctcatttgaggaggctcgtcattggaatatgcaaaacaAGTTCTATAGCGTAAGGATCCACACATAgtgatgcatgaatgataatctctatgtagtaccaatatagcaatggagtacgagtgtggatcttcaaaaggaatagtagtgttgcccccttctctttttttttcttttttttctttttctcttttattttatattttttgtggcctctttggctctttctttttatctctcatttttcctctttgggatcttttgtttgtcctctttgggatcttttcctcacttaagggcaacaatctatgttttacatgaataaaaagaagatcatcatactttataagaagtactcaacataaagacaagtgaaaactatcatgatgtatgcaaatgtatgcatctgccagtgtagcaggatatgcaatgatactagcgcgtcatgtagcaataattggggtaaggcccaactattatgcggctctacgatcaagagaaagcatgtatgacatgaagatcaagtcatgagatggtggatgttgcatggaaatgtatctcggaaaggctatggaaatgccttagtaggttggtatggtggcttttttgaggaaagatataatgaggcttatgtatgacagagcgtatcatgtcatgggtttgtatgcaccggcggagtttgcaccaactctcaatgtgagaaagggcaatgcacagtaccgaagaggctagcaaaacatGGATGGTgttagtgccaacaatcaaatactcacattagtccaaagaactcatacacttattataggtaactctctatctagttaggaaattcacaaagagacaagtaccccgaggaggagtgtttgggggtttggttatcct
Coding sequences within:
- the LOC123443764 gene encoding protein ANTAGONIST OF LIKE HETEROCHROMATIN PROTEIN 1-like — its product is MRSPSGARPSSGGGAAAEDDFAFYYSFLQDAAAASPLALDETVAAAAMPNNRRRKRGGDDSIKDGPPAGNNGRKRSIATIITSLAALEAEGHADSAGAADASRRELALLESNADNKSQAMMDYFAKMEGSFDADAESEAAARSRRSQLSASAAAAAVVAAEEAATNTAASASPPRAGHHQRRLWVKDRSQAWWDQCNSPDFPEAEFRRAFRMGRETFDMICDALGSAVAKEDTMLRAAIPVRQRVAVCIWRLATGEPLRLVSKRFGLGISTCHKLVLEVCGAIKSVLMPRFLQWPDEAAAGRFKEGFERSFGVPGVIGAMYTTHIPIIAPKISVAAYFNRRHTERNQKTSYSITLQGVVGPDRAFTDVCIGWPGSMPDDQVLEKSMLHQRAAAGMMHDACLVGGASYPLMDWVLVPYTHQNLTWTQHAFNEKVGDIRNVAVEAFARLKTRWACLQKRTEVKLQDLPVVLGACCVLHNICEMRREELEPEVQFALFDDDTMPETPVRSETAKQERDSIAHNLLHRGFAGTTFF